The following are encoded in a window of Acipenser ruthenus chromosome 26, fAciRut3.2 maternal haplotype, whole genome shotgun sequence genomic DNA:
- the LOC117429583 gene encoding tricarboxylate transport protein, mitochondrial-like, whose product MSSLRKPFTVSEGPCSVRPGCSRPTAALDPSRVRGLVPAAADRLAGSGGSVPGLDPRRRVLTAAAAGRGKVTHPGKAILAGGLAGGIEICITFPTEYVKTQLQLDERANPPRYRGIGDCVKLTVRDHGVRGLYRGLSSLLYGSIPKSAVRFGMFELLSNQARDGSGKLDNTRSLLCGLGAGVAEAVMVVCPMETVKVKFIHDQCSSNPRYRGFYHGVREIIRDQGLRGTYQGLTATVLKQGSNQAIRFYVMTSFRNWYKGDDPHREMNPFVTAAFGATAGAASVFGNTPLDVIKTRMQGLEAHRYKSTLDCAYQILRNEGPQAFYKGTVPRLGRVCLDVAIVFVIYEEVVKLLNKVWITD is encoded by the exons ATGTCGTCTTTAAGAAAGCCGTTCACAGTAAGCGAGGGACCCTGCAGCGTGAGACCGGGATGCTCACGCCCTACCGCGGCACTGGACCCCAGTCGGGTTCGGGGTTTGGTCCCGGCCGCCGCTGATAGACTGGCTGGTTCTGGCGGTTCGGTACCTGGGTTGGACCCGAGGAGAAGAGTGTTGACTGCAGCGGCTGCCGGGCGAGGGAAGGTGACTCACCCGGGCAAAGCTATATTAGCAG GTGGACTGGCCGGTGGTATTGAGATCTGTATCACCTTCCCCACGGAGTACGTGAAAACCCAGCTCCAGCTCGATGAGAGAGCCAACCCACCGCGCTACCGAGGGATCG GTGACTGTGTGAAGCTGACTGTGCGGGACCATGGGGTCAGGGGGCTGTACCGGGGCCTGAGCTCTCTGCTGTACGGGTCCATCCCTAAATCAGCTGTCAG GTTCGGGATGTTTGAGCTCCTCAGTAACCAGGCCCGGGATGGCAGTGGGAAGCTGGATAACACTCGCAGCCTGCTGTGTGGCCTGGGCGCCGGGGTGGCGGAGGCTGTGATGGTGGTCTGCCCCATGGAGACTGTCAAG GTGAAGTTCATCCATGACCAGTGCTCCTCCAACCCCAGATACAGAGGGTTCTACCACGGCGTGCGGGAGATCATTCGAGACCAGG GGCTGCGTGGGACGTACCAGGGGCTGACAGCCACAGTGCTGAAACAAGGATCCAACCAGGCCATTCGCTTCTACGTGATGACATCTTTTCGCAACTGGTACAAAG GTGACGACCCCCACAGAGAGATGAACCCCTTCGTGACGGCCGCGTTCGGAGCCACCGCGGGGGCAGCCAGCGTCTTCGGAAACACCCCCCTCGATGTCATCAAGACCAGGATGCAG GGTTTGGAGGCTCACCGGTATAAGAGCACCCTGGACTGTGCTTACCAGATCCTGCGCAACGAGGGACCCCAGGC GTTTTACAAGGGGACTGTCCCGCGGCTGGGCAGGGTGTGCCTGGACGTGGCCATCGTTTTCGTCATCTATGAGGAGGTGGTGAAACTGCTCAACAAAGTCTGGATAACTGACTGA